TGAAATGCCGGAATGGGTCTTGGCCTAAACCCGATATTGTTTCCACCGAAGATGGAAATGGATATATTGATATGGAAGTTGATCGAAGTGATATACCATTCTTATCGGAGTATTTTTTTCACTTGCGTACAGATGCTAAGATAATAGTACCAAGCTTACCATAAGTCTGAACAGAAATTTCTGATTTTTCAGTGTAATTGAGTTCAATTAAAACATCATTTTCTTTAACCTATAGCATAATAATATCAAGCGTATCTCTTGGGCGCCACTTCTTTATATTCACTTTATCCCTCCATTAAAAACCTTACACAATTACTTCTCATATAATACTTGAACTTCTAGTACCTATCATTAAAATATTTCATCCAAACTTTTAGCATTTATCAACTTCCTAAAATTAGTGTATCTAGGTGATTGAGGTGCTAATTTATGATTATTTTTCGGTAATTTTATATCCTGTATTTTAATAGCTTTATCTTTAAAACACACAATATACTTATTGGTATTTTCATATCTTTCGATTTTACTAACTTCTGCATAATAGGTTATTGCTGATATAGGTGCACTCTGATATGCTGCAATATATTTTACCCTTTCTAACATTGAGCTTGACATTCTTATTGCGTACCAACAATCTTCTCCTAAAAATACTTCATTAAAGCCTTCTTCTCTAGCAGGAACTACTATTGTATCCAAATCATCTGCTGATAATTCAGTTTTTGTATCGATATCAGCTTTAATATCTTCCTGAAATGGTTGGAATTTAAATATCTTCTCCCCCTCCTTATTTACAAATGTCTGAAATTCAACAATATCTGTTTTCATAGTTATCTGGCTTAATACATTTTCTAACTCATATGTATTTTGATCAATTACAACTATACATCCTACTTCTCCAAAAACCATTTCTTCAATTAAGTTATCTATATTCCTATACTTAGCTTTTTCTATAAAATCATTAACCAACTCTAAATAGTATTTATTTTTTTGAATTTCTTCTAATAAAAATCTTTTAATTTTTCTTCCACTTGCTTTATATGAAATAGCAAATTTCAATATTTGTTGTCCAATATGTTTATATGGATCATGTGTTACCAATTCATTTTCGATAATGTAAAGTTTTGGTTCATTAACAAAAGAAAAATCTAATAAATATCCATCAGGAATAGATAAAATACTATCCCCTATCCTTTTTTTAATATCAACGTAAATTGACTTTTCTCCAAAAATTTTGTTAGCATTTTCAACTATATATCTCTCAAATTCAGCTTCATTGATGTACTCATAGTAAATAAATTCTTTATCATTAAATATAAGCTTATCCATTAATATCTCTCCAGTTTTAAATATTATAATTAGCCAGTGAAATTCCCACTAGCTAATTAAACTCTAATTCCCCTCTAAAAGCTTTTTGCATAAGGGAATTGAATAGATTTTCTAATTCTTTTAAACTCTCTTCCATTTTAAATTTCAATTTATCGACTTGATTAATGAAGTCTGCAAACTGGTTTTGTAGTTCTATTGGTGGAATATAAATATCTATTTTCTTAAATTCTTCTGCATTTATATTTGCCATTCCTACAATATTCTTTGCCATATTAAATAATTTTGATTTAATATATTTAGTATTCATATATGTTGCAATAAATACTCCATTTGCTTTTTCATTTGGTATCGCCTTTACCAAATATCCAGCATAAGCCATAGGTTCTTGTTCCTTATAAACTGCTGTCTTTCCAACTAATTCTTTACTATTAGTTCTATTAAAAAGGACCTCACCTTTAGATACTAAATATTTTTCTTGATCTTTCTCATCTAAATCAACATATTTCATACTACTAAAATCCCACTCGCCATTGTATGTGATATTATTCATACGTAATATTTTATATTTTCCATTTTGTTCATCAGCTTTATTTCCAGTTCCATATTGTGTTTTGACAATAACATCTACTATTCTTCCTTTTGGCCATCCTTTAGTGTTTTTAACAGGGTCACCAAACATCTCGATAAATCTCGATTTGATTAAATCATTTAGAAGCCTGATGGCTTCCTTCTTCTTTTCTAATGCTTTTTCAGCTTTTTCTAAAACTTGAACTATTTTCTTTTGGCTCTGCAATAGTGGAACCAGAACTTTTATACTTAAAATTTGATCAGGACTTATATTAGGTTGGGCACATCCACTAGCCATTACTCTAATCTTATTTTGTACAGAACCTGATTTTAAATAATAATATAAATAACCATTATCTAATTTTTCTTTATCATACACATAAAACCTGCCAACACGTTGATTAAATAAACATCTCTGATTATCTCTATACATAGCCAATTTACCGGTAGTTGCTCCCGACATAGCTATCAAAATGTCTCCATGATTTACATAATATCTTTCAAATTCACTATTATTAACCTTATAGCAAGTATTATAATCTAACTCTATATTACCATCAACAATATTACCAATTCTAACAATTGGTACAGCATTTTTTGTAAACCTATCACTTTTAAATGCAAAACCGCCATCAATTCTAAGTAAGCTTCCTAACTTCTCAACCTTCCACCCCTCAGGCAATCTCCTTTCCTTCATACTACTTCACCATTCCTTTTAACTCAGCTATGTCACTTAATATTTCTTTTTCTAGAGCTTCAATCCTTTCCAAAATCACCTGTGGCTTTTCATATTCCACTTCTTCATATTCTATTTCCTTGTATTTATTTATGGACAGGTCATAATCATTATCTGCAATTTCTTCTTTTTCCACCCAGAACCATTTATCCTCTTTATCAGGTTCCAATTTATCGTCTTTTTTTACTTTTTTAAAACTTTTTATGATATCCGGTATATCGCTGTTATCTATTGGATTTCTCTTGTCATCCAGTGAAAAGCCATCTGCTGTCATATCATAAAACCATACCCTGTCTGTTTCTCCTCCCTTGATAAACATAAGTATAGCCGTGGAAACCCCCGCATAGGGTTTAAACACTCCCGAAGGCATGGATATGATTCCTTCTAATCTGTTATTCTCCACTAAATCCTTTCTTATTTCCTTATGAACTTTAGTTGAGCCAAACAGCACTCCATCTGGTACTATTACTGCACATCGGCCTCCCAAGTCCAGTATTCTATTTATAAGTTTGATAAATAAAAGTTCTGTTTTTGTAGTACCTGCACCTTTAACCAGAGATTTGCTGATATCTTCCTTGTCTATACTGCCCTTAAAAGGAGGATTTCCTAAAACTAAAGTATATCTGTTCTGCTCTTCATATCTTTTAGACAAGCTGTCACTTTGTACTACATTAGGATTATCTATGCTGTGGAGCATCAAGTTCATAGAAGCTATTCTAACCATAGATGGATCAAAATCAAAACCATAGAACATAGAAGTCCTGAAATGTTCCCAATCCTGGCTGCTCATCATATCACCAATTCTTTTATGGACAATGCCCTCATCATCCGTAAATACACTTTCATGTTTTGTATACTTTTCCAATATGTATTCCAGTGAATTTATCAAAAATCCTGCTGTTCCGCAAGCAGGATCACATATTCTGTCCTCCGCTGTAGGATCTAATTCCACCATCATTCTTATAATATGCCTTGGTGTTCTAAACTGCCCATTCACCCCTGATACTAAAAGTTTGGAAAGCAAATATTCATAAAGATCCCCTTTAGTATCTGCATCTTCCATATTTATTCCATCAATAATTCTCACTGATTCTTGAAGTAGTGATGTTTTAGGTATCATAAATACAGCATCCTTCATTTCCGCAGTAAAACTTGAATCTTCTCCGCCCATATTTTTTATAAATGGGAAAACCTTTTGTGATACCATATCAAACATTTCATTTACATCCAAATGCCTGAAATTACTCCACTTCATCAATTCTTCTGGAAATATTGAAATATAGAGTTTACCAATTCTATTTACCATTTTTTCCTTTGAGCTATCAATATCATCTAATCTTTTAATAAACAAAAGATAAGATATCTGCTCTATTACAGTCAGTGGATTTGATATTCCCCCTGACCAGAAATTATTCCATAGTTTATCAATTTTACTTTTTATCTCGCTGTTTAACATTTATTTTATTCCTTTCGTAAATTATGGTAAAAAGCCTACATATGATTTCAGTTTCTAATCTACCCTATATTTTTTATTTTCATCAGTTAAATATAGTTCTAAATTTCAGTAACCTGAAACTGTGGAAACTTTTCTATCCAATCTTCTATACTTAATATCATTCTTTGTTTTATCTTAATCTCTTTTTTAAATCCAAATTTTGCTTTGATACAAGTTGGTAATTTACCACTCAAATCCTCACTAAGTTTAATTTTCTGAGCTGCATCCATTTCCTTAAATTCAATTATTATTAAATACCATATGGGTTTATCAAAATTTTCTTCTTTTGCCCAGCGTCTTATTAATGTGTCTTTAAACTTTACTCCCAAATCCATTAAAAACAAGTTTTCTTTCCTAACTTTAAGCCTTTCAATCCATTCCTTCTT
This genomic interval from Clostridium kluyveri contains the following:
- a CDS encoding restriction endonuclease subunit S, with product MKERRLPEGWKVEKLGSLLRIDGGFAFKSDRFTKNAVPIVRIGNIVDGNIELDYNTCYKVNNSEFERYYVNHGDILIAMSGATTGKLAMYRDNQRCLFNQRVGRFYVYDKEKLDNGYLYYYLKSGSVQNKIRVMASGCAQPNISPDQILSIKVLVPLLQSQKKIVQVLEKAEKALEKKKEAIRLLNDLIKSRFIEMFGDPVKNTKGWPKGRIVDVIVKTQYGTGNKADEQNGKYKILRMNNITYNGEWDFSSMKYVDLDEKDQEKYLVSKGEVLFNRTNSKELVGKTAVYKEQEPMAYAGYLVKAIPNEKANGVFIATYMNTKYIKSKLFNMAKNIVGMANINAEEFKKIDIYIPPIELQNQFADFINQVDKLKFKMEESLKELENLFNSLMQKAFRGELEFN
- a CDS encoding type I restriction-modification system subunit M, which produces MLNSEIKSKIDKLWNNFWSGGISNPLTVIEQISYLLFIKRLDDIDSSKEKMVNRIGKLYISIFPEELMKWSNFRHLDVNEMFDMVSQKVFPFIKNMGGEDSSFTAEMKDAVFMIPKTSLLQESVRIIDGINMEDADTKGDLYEYLLSKLLVSGVNGQFRTPRHIIRMMVELDPTAEDRICDPACGTAGFLINSLEYILEKYTKHESVFTDDEGIVHKRIGDMMSSQDWEHFRTSMFYGFDFDPSMVRIASMNLMLHSIDNPNVVQSDSLSKRYEEQNRYTLVLGNPPFKGSIDKEDISKSLVKGAGTTKTELLFIKLINRILDLGGRCAVIVPDGVLFGSTKVHKEIRKDLVENNRLEGIISMPSGVFKPYAGVSTAILMFIKGGETDRVWFYDMTADGFSLDDKRNPIDNSDIPDIIKSFKKVKKDDKLEPDKEDKWFWVEKEEIADNDYDLSINKYKEIEYEEVEYEKPQVILERIEALEKEILSDIAELKGMVK